The following coding sequences lie in one Treponema sp. OMZ 790 genomic window:
- the dut gene encoding dUTP diphosphatase translates to MEVFTKLKDGAVLPEYKTSGSAGADLRALIEEPIILKPMQRCLIPTGLSVELPKGIELQVRPRSGLALKYGVTVLNTPGTVDSDYRGELAVLLINFGAEDFKIENGDRIAQAVIAQAIQADFVQKDELSNTERGAGGYGSTGIA, encoded by the coding sequence GTGGAAGTTTTTACAAAATTAAAAGATGGGGCAGTTTTACCCGAATACAAAACGAGCGGATCTGCAGGAGCGGATTTGCGAGCCCTTATCGAAGAACCCATTATCTTAAAACCCATGCAAAGATGCTTAATTCCTACAGGTCTTTCGGTTGAACTGCCTAAAGGAATTGAGCTTCAAGTGAGGCCGCGTTCCGGGCTTGCTCTAAAATACGGTGTTACCGTCCTAAACACTCCCGGTACGGTAGACTCGGACTACAGGGGAGAATTAGCCGTGCTTTTAATCAATTTCGGCGCTGAAGATTTTAAGATAGAAAACGGAGACCGCATTGCACAGGCCGTTATTGCTCAAGCCATTCAAGCGGATTTTGTTCAAAAAGATGAATTATCCAATACGGAGCGCGGAGCAGGGGGGTACGGCTCTACGGGAATAGCATGA